The DNA window AGTTTCATGGATTCTTCGACGATGCGCTTCAGAGGCAGATCGGTGAATTTCAGGAGCGCTTTCGCCGCCGCCTGGGCGTAGGCGCCGCCGGAGCCGATGGCGATCACATTGTCGTCCGGTTCGATGACGTCGCCGGTGCCGGAGATGACCAGCATCTTTTCCGAGTCGCAGACGATGAGCAGCGCTTCCAAATGACGCAGCATTTTATCTGTGCGCCATTCTTTCGCCAACTCCACGGCGGAGCGGGTAAGATTTCCTTTGTATTCGTCCAGTTTGGCTTCGAATTTTTCGAAGAGCGTAAAAGCGTCCGCCGAGGCGCCCGCGAATCCTGCCAGAATTTCATCGTCGTACATCGTCCGCACTTTTTTGGCGGACTGTTTCATAATCGTATCGCCCAGCGTAACCTGGCCGTCGCCGGCGATGACGACTTCCTCTCCCCGGCGAACGGCGAGAATGGTTGTGGATCGGATTGGTTTTATGGATGATTGGGAAAACGGCAAAGTATATCTCCTAAAAAAACGTCGATGGATTTCCAATGAGTTATTGTACCTTCGAAGCGGCGGAAATGTGAGCGGCGGGAACGGCTTCCGCGCGTATCCTCATATTCTCTTTCTCTATGTATACTAAATGTTTGTTTTTGAATTTCAACTTGCCGTTTCGATAGTGGGGAAACCGGCCTTATCGAAATTCGGTAATAAATCGAATGGAAAAAGATGAAATCGAATAGGGAAACGATTTATTTCGTCGATTTTGACCATACCATCTCCTCACGCGACGTGTGGGACGACATCGTAAAATTCTGCGATCCGGCGGCGCGGGAAGACGTGGTCGGACGCTACCTGCTGGGCGAAATTTCCTCGCGGCAGTGCAACTTGCTTCTGGCTTCCATTATCAAACCTCGCGAGGAGGAAATCCGGCAACGGGTCTACGCCATCGGCATCGATCCCACGTTTCACGATTTCGTCCGCTGGGCGGAGGGTCGCGGGTCGGAGATGATTATCGTGTCCGATGGGTACGATTACTACATCGATCTTCTGCTGGAAAAAGAAGGGTTGACGCATCTGACCTATTTC is part of the Candidatus Omnitrophota bacterium genome and encodes:
- the hslV gene encoding ATP-dependent protease subunit HslV, whose product is MPFSQSSIKPIRSTTILAVRRGEEVVIAGDGQVTLGDTIMKQSAKKVRTMYDDEILAGFAGASADAFTLFEKFEAKLDEYKGNLTRSAVELAKEWRTDKMLRHLEALLIVCDSEKMLVISGTGDVIEPDDNVIAIGSGGAYAQAAAKALLKFTDLPLKRIVEESMKLAAEICIFTNDRLVFESLPKPETDNGNEKKKKS
- a CDS encoding MtnX-like HAD-IB family phosphatase, with amino-acid sequence MKSNRETIYFVDFDHTISSRDVWDDIVKFCDPAAREDVVGRYLLGEISSRQCNLLLASIIKPREEEIRQRVYAIGIDPTFHDFVRWAEGRGSEMIIVSDGYDYYIDLLLEKEGLTHLTYFSNRMKWTDDGINVEFPLNVKDCERDMAHCKCQHIAPHADKRRVYIGDGVSDVCGALKCEQIYAKRNLLDHCREHGVAHVPFANFLDVIAGEEAWLVRQESPAALRD